One window from the genome of Kineococcus mangrovi encodes:
- a CDS encoding ABC transporter ATP-binding protein has protein sequence MSGIDQPAGTPAVLQAARPAVRAEGLRKTYGRGDAVVHALAGVDVEFARGEFTAITGPSGSGKSTLMHCLAGLDTASAGRVFLGDTELGALRDGDLTRLRRERVGFVFQSFNLLPVLDATENVLLPLRLAGRSPDPAWFDDVVRRLGLSERLHHRPHELSGGQQQRVAVARALLPRPDVVFADEPTGNLDSRTGAEVLSLLRGSVREVGQTVVMVTHDPVAAGYADRVVLLADGRIAGGLANPTPNDVLDALRDLGA, from the coding sequence CGTGCGGGCCGAGGGGCTGCGCAAGACGTACGGCCGGGGGGACGCCGTCGTGCACGCCCTCGCCGGGGTGGACGTCGAGTTCGCCCGCGGTGAGTTCACCGCCATCACGGGCCCCTCGGGGTCGGGCAAGTCCACGCTCATGCACTGCCTGGCCGGCCTGGACACCGCGAGCGCCGGCCGCGTGTTCCTCGGCGACACCGAACTCGGCGCGCTGCGGGACGGGGACCTGACGCGGTTGCGCCGCGAGCGCGTCGGTTTCGTGTTCCAGAGCTTCAACCTGCTCCCGGTGCTGGACGCCACCGAGAACGTCCTGCTGCCGCTGCGGCTGGCCGGCCGTTCCCCCGACCCCGCGTGGTTCGACGACGTGGTGCGCCGGCTCGGTCTGAGCGAGCGGCTGCACCACCGCCCGCACGAGCTGTCCGGGGGTCAGCAGCAGCGCGTCGCGGTCGCCCGCGCCCTGCTGCCGCGCCCGGACGTCGTGTTCGCCGACGAACCCACGGGGAACCTGGACTCCCGGACGGGTGCGGAGGTCCTGAGCCTGCTGCGCGGCAGCGTGCGGGAGGTGGGGCAGACGGTCGTCATGGTCACCCACGACCCCGTCGCCGCCGGGTACGCCGACCGCGTCGTGCTGCTGGCCGACGGGCGGATCGCGGGTGGTCTGGCGAACCCGACGCCGAACGACGTCCTCGACGCGCTGCGCGACCTGGGGGCCTGA